The Niastella koreensis GR20-10 genome includes a window with the following:
- a CDS encoding DUF4295 domain-containing protein: protein MAKAASKNAKTKDAKAAAEAKNWTKVIRAVRSEKTGAYTFKENIVHKDKVKDFLAGK from the coding sequence ATGGCAAAAGCAGCTTCAAAGAACGCGAAAACCAAAGATGCTAAAGCAGCCGCTGAGGCAAAGAACTGGACGAAAGTAATTCGTGCTGTACGCAGTGAGAAGACTGGTGCATATACTTTCAAAGAGAATATCGTACACAAAGACAAGGTTAAGGATTTCTTAGCCGGTAAATAA
- the panB gene encoding 3-methyl-2-oxobutanoate hydroxymethyltransferase, whose product MSVHVNKEVKKITTHTLQKMKSVGEKISMITAYDFSFARIFDEAGIDVILVGDSASNVMAGHETTLPITLDQMIYHASSVIRGINRCFVVVDLPFGTYQANSKEALASAIRIMKETGAHAVKLEGGEEVLESVKRIVAAGIPVMGHLGLTPQSIYKFGTYTVRAREEAEANKLRNDAKLLEEAGCFGVVLEKIPAALAKEVSESLVIPTIGIGAGMHCDGQVLVMHDLLGINTEFKPRFLRQYLNLYEQIVGAVKNYVHDVKAKDFPNDKEQY is encoded by the coding sequence ATGTCGGTACACGTTAACAAAGAAGTTAAAAAGATAACGACCCATACGTTACAAAAAATGAAGTCTGTTGGAGAAAAGATCTCCATGATAACAGCCTACGATTTTTCCTTTGCCCGGATCTTTGATGAGGCCGGTATTGATGTAATACTGGTGGGCGACAGCGCCTCCAATGTAATGGCGGGTCATGAAACAACCCTGCCGATTACGCTCGATCAAATGATCTATCACGCCTCTTCGGTTATCCGGGGTATTAACCGTTGTTTTGTGGTAGTTGACCTTCCGTTTGGTACTTACCAGGCCAATTCAAAAGAAGCGCTGGCCTCTGCCATCCGCATTATGAAGGAAACAGGCGCACACGCCGTTAAACTGGAAGGTGGCGAAGAAGTGCTGGAATCGGTAAAACGCATTGTGGCAGCCGGTATTCCGGTTATGGGCCACTTAGGGTTAACACCGCAATCGATTTATAAGTTTGGTACCTATACGGTACGGGCACGCGAAGAAGCCGAAGCCAATAAGCTGCGCAACGATGCGAAGTTATTAGAGGAAGCTGGTTGCTTTGGCGTGGTGCTGGAAAAGATCCCCGCTGCTTTGGCTAAAGAAGTATCTGAATCGCTGGTAATACCTACCATTGGCATTGGCGCCGGGATGCATTGCGACGGCCAGGTGCTGGTTATGCACGACCTGCTGGGCATTAATACCGAATTTAAGCCACGTTTCTTACGGCAATACCTGAACCTGTATGAACAGATTGTGGGCGCCGTAAAGAATTATGTGCACGATGTGAAGGCTAAAGATTTCCCTAATGATAAGGAACAGTATTAA
- a CDS encoding DoxX family protein, whose protein sequence is MNLLQRLEFWGDRHHPKWADIFRFVLGIFLCYKGIEFLENMSAMIGRMGTFLPNSYFSLSLLGHYIVFAHLIGGLMLAVGLLTRAACIMQIPILIGAIFFVNQAMFRPFQEMAVTLVCLAGLIYFLIAGNGPWSVDKYFDEKREGRS, encoded by the coding sequence ATGAACCTCCTTCAACGATTAGAGTTTTGGGGTGACAGGCACCATCCCAAATGGGCGGACATCTTCCGCTTCGTACTCGGTATCTTCCTCTGTTATAAAGGGATCGAATTTCTGGAGAATATGAGTGCCATGATCGGCCGAATGGGCACCTTCTTACCTAACAGTTATTTCAGTTTAAGTTTATTAGGTCACTATATTGTTTTTGCGCACCTCATAGGTGGTTTGATGCTGGCAGTGGGTTTGCTTACCCGCGCAGCCTGTATAATGCAAATACCTATTTTGATCGGCGCTATCTTTTTTGTAAACCAGGCTATGTTTCGCCCATTCCAGGAAATGGCGGTCACTTTAGTTTGCCTGGCCGGGCTTATTTATTTTCTGATTGCAGGAAATGGTCCCTGGTCGGTTGACAAATACTTTGATGAGAAGCGCGAAGGGCGTTCCTGA
- a CDS encoding LytR/AlgR family response regulator transcription factor: MKIAIIEDEERAVQQLKSLLPQTLPAADVVAVIDTVEESVAWLGNSPAVDLIFLDIHLADGACFSIFQQCKIEVPIIFITAYDQYAIKAFEVNSIDYLLKPLRKERLQQALDKFQRLNDRKQSLLPEQQLQQITREITRASSYKRHFLIPHKDRLIPVQASAFAFFEIKGGIVRGITFDKKHWLLEESLDELTDLLHPEAFYRANRQFLVSRKAIKEIEHYFNGRFCLHLLPNPEEPVLVSKAKAGKFREWMQGIM; encoded by the coding sequence ATGAAAATTGCAATTATAGAAGATGAAGAAAGGGCGGTGCAACAATTAAAAAGCCTGTTGCCCCAAACACTGCCTGCTGCCGATGTGGTGGCTGTTATTGATACGGTGGAAGAATCAGTTGCCTGGCTGGGCAACAGCCCCGCCGTTGACCTTATCTTCCTGGATATTCACCTGGCCGATGGCGCCTGCTTTTCCATCTTTCAGCAATGTAAAATTGAGGTCCCTATTATTTTTATCACCGCGTACGATCAATATGCCATCAAGGCCTTTGAAGTAAACAGCATCGACTACTTATTAAAACCGCTACGGAAAGAAAGATTACAGCAGGCACTGGACAAGTTCCAACGTCTTAATGACCGGAAACAAAGCCTGCTTCCTGAACAACAATTACAACAGATAACCCGGGAAATAACAAGAGCAAGCAGTTATAAACGCCATTTCCTTATCCCGCATAAAGACCGCCTGATACCTGTACAGGCCTCTGCCTTTGCTTTTTTTGAAATAAAGGGTGGGATAGTACGCGGCATTACATTCGATAAAAAGCACTGGTTATTGGAAGAAAGCCTGGATGAATTGACCGATTTATTACATCCTGAAGCGTTTTACCGCGCCAACAGACAGTTCCTGGTAAGCCGCAAGGCCATCAAGGAAATCGAGCATTATTTCAATGGCCGGTTTTGTTTGCATTTATTACCCAACCCCGAAGAACCTGTGCTGGTGAGTAAAGCAAAGGCCGGTAAGTTCCGGGAATGGATGCAAGGCATAATGTGA
- the ppk1 gene encoding polyphosphate kinase 1 → MKRKTIARDISWLSFNARVLQEAADPSVPLRERVKFLGIFSNNLDEFFRVRVATLKRMTEVGKKNMHMEIAPHKILDEIQQIVLDQQSQFNRIWEGINKELEKEKIFIISEKNLNKEQQKFVQTFFEEDVRMNTIPLMVESIPHFPYLREKSLYLGVVLSRKDGSLKRKYAIIEIPAKNIGRFKLLPSPQGQHHIILLEDVIRFNLKSIFSYFGYDKFESWVFKITKDAEIDMDSDISTSLIQKIEKGVRNRRKGKPVRFVFDKQMDAGLLDYLIRKLNLSRKDSLIPGGRIHNFRHFMDFPDVFEKKGHRKKPFMHPMLKAAPRVTDVVLYTDIMLNFPYHSFNPVIDLLREAAIDPDVTAIKITAYRLATNSKVVNALINAVRNGKLVTVMLELRARFDEENNLDWKIRLEEEGVKVLIGIPNMKVHAKCCLIKKRVLNHTIHYGFISTGNLNEKTANFYGDHCLLTSDRFIMADVNRIFNYLETPKNGMRFLKGCKTIIPCPTDLRKELLKLIGREIKHVKEGKPAEIILKMNSLSDEVLIEKLYEAARAGVVLKLIIRGIFCMYSESEKFVKPVKAISIIDEYLEHARVFIFHNNGSEKAYISSADWMVRNLDHRVEATCPIFDENIKKVLKNILEIQLSDNVKARILDNELSNRYARDRKIKKVRSQVEIYNYLHQKSNGIPDSANAEISQIIAEGEKSVV, encoded by the coding sequence ATGAAACGCAAGACCATAGCCAGGGACATTAGTTGGTTGTCTTTTAATGCCCGTGTATTGCAGGAAGCCGCCGATCCCAGCGTACCGCTACGGGAACGGGTAAAGTTTTTAGGCATCTTTTCCAATAACCTCGATGAATTTTTCCGCGTTCGCGTGGCTACCCTCAAGCGCATGACCGAAGTGGGCAAAAAGAACATGCATATGGAAATTGCCCCCCACAAGATCCTCGACGAAATTCAACAGATAGTGCTGGACCAGCAAAGTCAGTTCAACCGCATTTGGGAGGGGATTAATAAAGAACTGGAAAAGGAAAAGATCTTCATTATTTCCGAGAAAAACCTGAATAAAGAACAGCAGAAGTTTGTGCAGACCTTTTTTGAGGAAGATGTGCGGATGAATACCATTCCCCTGATGGTTGAAAGTATTCCGCATTTCCCTTACCTGCGCGAAAAGTCGCTGTATCTCGGCGTGGTGCTGTCGCGTAAGGACGGCAGCCTCAAACGCAAATATGCCATCATTGAAATTCCCGCCAAGAACATAGGCCGTTTTAAACTGTTACCGTCGCCCCAGGGGCAACATCATATAATATTGCTGGAAGATGTGATCCGGTTCAACCTGAAAAGCATTTTCTCGTATTTCGGGTACGATAAGTTTGAATCGTGGGTATTTAAGATAACCAAGGATGCCGAAATTGATATGGACAGCGACATTTCCACCTCCCTGATCCAGAAAATTGAAAAAGGGGTGCGGAACCGGCGCAAAGGCAAACCAGTCCGGTTTGTATTTGACAAACAAATGGATGCGGGGTTGCTCGACTACCTGATCCGCAAACTGAACCTGTCGCGCAAAGACAGCCTGATCCCCGGCGGACGCATTCATAACTTCAGGCATTTTATGGACTTCCCGGATGTATTTGAAAAAAAGGGACACCGGAAAAAGCCGTTCATGCACCCGATGCTGAAGGCGGCGCCCCGGGTTACCGATGTGGTGTTGTATACGGACATTATGCTGAATTTCCCTTACCATTCCTTTAACCCGGTTATTGACCTGCTGCGCGAAGCTGCCATTGATCCCGATGTAACGGCTATTAAAATAACCGCCTACCGGCTGGCCACCAATTCAAAAGTTGTGAACGCCCTTATTAATGCGGTGCGGAATGGCAAACTGGTAACGGTGATGCTGGAACTGCGGGCGCGGTTTGATGAAGAAAATAACCTGGACTGGAAGATCAGGCTGGAGGAAGAAGGGGTAAAAGTGCTGATAGGTATACCTAACATGAAGGTGCATGCCAAATGCTGTTTAATTAAAAAGCGGGTGCTTAACCACACTATTCATTACGGTTTTATCAGCACCGGTAACCTGAACGAAAAGACGGCCAATTTTTATGGCGACCATTGTTTGTTAACGAGCGACCGGTTTATTATGGCCGATGTGAACCGCATCTTTAATTACCTGGAAACACCGAAGAATGGGATGCGCTTTCTGAAGGGGTGTAAAACCATCATCCCCTGCCCCACCGATTTGCGCAAAGAATTGCTTAAGCTGATTGGGCGGGAAATTAAACACGTAAAAGAAGGTAAGCCGGCCGAGATCATTTTAAAAATGAATTCGCTGAGTGATGAAGTCCTGATTGAAAAACTGTATGAGGCTGCCAGGGCGGGTGTAGTATTGAAACTCATCATCAGGGGTATCTTCTGTATGTATTCAGAAAGCGAAAAGTTCGTAAAACCCGTAAAGGCCATTAGTATAATCGACGAGTATCTTGAACATGCCCGGGTATTTATTTTTCATAATAATGGCAGTGAAAAGGCATATATTTCAAGCGCGGACTGGATGGTTCGCAATCTTGATCACCGTGTTGAGGCTACGTGTCCTATCTTTGACGAGAATATTAAAAAAGTGTTGAAAAATATCCTGGAAATACAACTTAGTGATAATGTAAAAGCCAGAATTTTGGACAACGAATTAAGTAACCGGTATGCGCGGGACCGGAAGATCAAGAAAGTAAGGTCACAGGTGGAGATATATAATTACTTACATCAAAAAAGCAATGGAATTCCCGATTCAGCCAATGCGGAAATATCTCAGATAATAGCAGAGGGCGAAAAATCGGTGGTTTAA
- the rpmB gene encoding 50S ribosomal protein L28 yields MSRVCLVTGKVPVTGHKVSHSNIKSKRRFLPNLQTKRFYLAEEDKWITLKLSTEGIRTINKRGLLPVVKELRARGEKI; encoded by the coding sequence ATGTCAAGAGTATGTTTGGTGACAGGTAAAGTTCCCGTAACAGGACACAAAGTATCGCATTCCAATATTAAGAGCAAACGTAGGTTTTTACCGAATTTGCAAACGAAGCGTTTTTACCTGGCCGAAGAAGATAAATGGATCACCCTGAAGTTATCAACTGAAGGTATTCGTACTATTAACAAAAGAGGCTTACTGCCCGTAGTGAAAGAACTGCGTGCAAGGGGTGAAAAAATCTAA
- a CDS encoding sensor histidine kinase produces MTAHPKYLVSSRTKLVLLTALAITFLILLPRLLLWQRLSQGRFGAETNLADLSFRALYIFLTSIVYFVIHLHTNISKIGFITINYNSFWQRILISIITFFILNSLLFHFHIILFPPQTNAALLKFLFTINMVITVILTILFAQIFRLLLYNYHMRLSNASLLKANAETKYEVLKNQVNPHFLFNSLNTINSLITTDQQAAVHFVNNMSDVYRYALKSHEVNSISLQEELQFITAYTEVLKGRYGNKMQIAIQVTPTYQQYRVPPMALQILIENAVKHNIASYNKPLHIHIFTNEVAGLVVTNNRQQRKQPEPSTGVGLQNLNQRCQYLSNHPLIIQQTETSFSVTIPLMN; encoded by the coding sequence ATGACTGCCCATCCAAAATATCTTGTATCATCACGTACAAAGTTGGTGCTGCTTACGGCACTGGCCATTACTTTCCTGATCTTGTTACCCAGGTTATTATTATGGCAGCGGTTATCACAGGGGAGATTTGGTGCTGAAACCAATCTGGCTGATCTTTCATTTAGAGCGCTTTACATATTTCTTACATCCATTGTGTATTTTGTTATACACTTGCACACAAACATCAGTAAAATTGGTTTCATAACTATCAACTATAACAGCTTTTGGCAGCGCATCTTAATAAGTATCATTACTTTTTTTATCCTCAATTCCCTGCTGTTTCACTTTCATATTATTTTATTTCCGCCGCAAACAAACGCCGCCTTGCTTAAATTTCTTTTTACGATCAATATGGTGATTACAGTTATTCTCACCATATTGTTTGCACAGATCTTTCGCCTGTTATTATACAACTACCACATGCGTTTATCAAATGCATCATTATTAAAAGCAAATGCCGAAACAAAGTATGAAGTGCTGAAGAACCAGGTGAACCCGCATTTCTTATTCAATTCATTAAACACCATCAATTCATTAATTACAACCGATCAGCAGGCAGCTGTGCATTTTGTAAATAACATGTCGGATGTATACCGGTATGCATTAAAAAGCCATGAAGTAAATTCCATATCCCTGCAGGAAGAATTACAATTTATTACAGCCTATACCGAAGTATTAAAAGGCAGGTATGGAAATAAGATGCAGATAGCTATACAGGTAACGCCAACTTATCAACAATACCGGGTGCCGCCCATGGCTTTACAGATCCTGATTGAAAACGCAGTTAAACATAACATAGCCTCCTATAACAAGCCGTTGCACATTCACATTTTTACCAATGAGGTGGCCGGACTGGTGGTTACCAATAACCGCCAGCAACGAAAACAACCAGAGCCATCAACGGGAGTGGGGTTACAGAATTTAAACCAACGTTGCCAGTATTTATCAAACCACCCATTGATCATCCAACAAACCGAAACCAGCTTTTCGGTAACCATTCCTTTAATGAATTAA
- a CDS encoding RHS repeat domain-containing protein: MLKRVVHPDGGEVTFTYDALGRRIKKCANGKVTRWLWDGNTPLHEWTFDEKEEPKPVVNEWGEISWDHQEPNPTNLPAENTGITWVFEADRQLPCAKIENGKAYSIINDHAGTPREAYDEAGIKVWECELDIYGRPKVIVGNKNFIPFRYEGQYEDEETGLYYNRFRYYNPEEGRYVSKDPISIAGGLNVYAYVADVNISVDPLGLKECTLTYRHKLKPGKVTNERELRRQLAEQMRAMNKILKNEGMAGLKQRIRNYNAALEKEGRAHTKSLGSAGEGKIWAHTPDMRTGGGPKDVSKIPAGRRENSILGGQAPTIADKILEMDDDVTRIKGILEVF, encoded by the coding sequence ATGTTGAAAAGGGTAGTACATCCTGATGGAGGAGAAGTAACTTTTACCTACGATGCCCTTGGCCGGCGGATAAAAAAATGCGCTAACGGCAAAGTGACCCGCTGGCTGTGGGATGGTAATACACCTTTGCACGAATGGACCTTTGATGAAAAAGAGGAACCGAAACCGGTAGTAAATGAATGGGGCGAAATAAGCTGGGACCACCAGGAACCCAACCCCACCAACCTGCCTGCTGAAAATACCGGTATCACCTGGGTATTTGAAGCCGACAGGCAACTGCCCTGCGCAAAAATAGAGAACGGTAAAGCATATAGTATTATAAACGACCATGCAGGCACCCCACGGGAGGCATATGATGAAGCAGGAATAAAAGTATGGGAATGTGAACTGGATATTTATGGGCGGCCAAAAGTGATTGTGGGTAATAAAAATTTTATACCTTTCCGTTACGAGGGACAGTATGAGGATGAAGAAACGGGTTTATATTATAACCGGTTCCGTTATTATAACCCCGAAGAAGGACGATATGTTTCAAAGGACCCGATTTCAATTGCCGGCGGCCTGAACGTGTATGCCTATGTAGCTGATGTTAACATCAGCGTTGATCCCCTTGGGCTTAAAGAATGTACCTTAACTTACAGACATAAATTAAAGCCAGGTAAAGTTACCAACGAAAGGGAATTGAGACGGCAGTTGGCCGAACAGATGAGAGCCATGAACAAGATCCTGAAGAATGAAGGGATGGCAGGCTTAAAACAAAGGATCAGAAATTACAATGCTGCCCTGGAAAAGGAAGGAAGAGCACATACTAAATCACTGGGTAGTGCAGGTGAGGGTAAGATTTGGGCGCATACCCCGGATATGAGAACAGGTGGCGGCCCCAAAGATGTATCAAAAATTCCTGCGGGCAGAAGAGAAAACTCCATCCTCGGTGGTCAGGCCCCAACGATAGCCGATAAAATACTGGAGATGGATGATGATGTGACAAGGATCAAAGGGATACTGGAAGTTTTTTGA
- the rpmG gene encoding 50S ribosomal protein L33, whose translation MAKKGNRVQVILECTEHKNSGLPGTSRYISNKNKKNTPERLELKKYNPILKKVTVHKEIK comes from the coding sequence ATGGCAAAGAAAGGTAACCGTGTTCAGGTAATCCTGGAATGTACTGAGCACAAAAATAGCGGACTGCCTGGTACCAGCCGGTATATTTCAAACAAGAACAAAAAGAACACTCCTGAACGTCTGGAGTTGAAAAAATACAACCCGATCCTGAAAAAGGTAACGGTTCATAAAGAAATTAAATAA
- the ftsY gene encoding signal recognition particle-docking protein FtsY: MSFLGKLFGKKEKESLDQGLQKTKEGFLSKITKAIAGKSTVDEEVLDNLEDALVSADVGIDTTVKIIERIEQRVSKDKYLTTNELNKLLQQEIEAVLVDASENNSYSFATPLPAKPFVILVVGVNGVGKTTTIGKLAYNFKKAGKSVLLGAADTFRAAAVDQLTIWSERVGVPIVKQAMGSDPASVAFDTVQSGLAKGVDVIIIDTAGRLHNKAHLMDELGKIRRVVQKQIPEAPHEVMLVLDGSTGQNALEQAKHFTATTEVTALTITKLDGTAKGGVVLAIANQFKIPVKFIGVGEKMEDLLVFDKHEFVDSLFKLTS; the protein is encoded by the coding sequence ATGAGTTTTCTCGGGAAGTTGTTTGGCAAAAAAGAAAAGGAATCGCTCGATCAGGGTTTACAGAAAACAAAAGAGGGATTTCTGTCAAAGATCACCAAAGCCATTGCGGGTAAAAGTACCGTAGATGAAGAGGTGCTGGATAACCTCGAAGATGCCCTGGTAAGCGCCGATGTGGGCATTGATACCACGGTAAAAATCATTGAACGGATAGAACAGCGCGTATCGAAAGATAAATATCTCACTACCAACGAACTGAACAAGTTGTTGCAGCAGGAAATTGAAGCAGTGCTGGTAGATGCGTCCGAAAATAACAGCTATAGTTTCGCCACACCGCTGCCCGCCAAACCATTTGTTATCCTGGTGGTGGGTGTAAACGGGGTAGGTAAAACCACTACCATTGGTAAGCTGGCCTATAATTTTAAAAAAGCCGGCAAATCGGTATTACTGGGGGCAGCCGATACCTTCCGCGCCGCCGCGGTTGACCAGTTAACCATCTGGAGCGAGCGGGTTGGCGTTCCCATCGTAAAACAGGCCATGGGTTCTGACCCTGCCTCGGTTGCCTTTGATACCGTGCAAAGCGGGTTGGCAAAAGGGGTGGATGTGATTATAATTGATACGGCAGGCCGGTTGCACAACAAGGCTCACCTGATGGATGAGCTGGGCAAAATTCGCCGGGTAGTTCAAAAACAGATTCCCGAAGCGCCGCATGAAGTAATGCTGGTGCTCGATGGTTCAACCGGGCAAAACGCGCTGGAGCAGGCCAAACACTTTACAGCAACCACCGAGGTAACGGCCCTTACCATTACCAAATTAGATGGAACCGCCAAGGGCGGGGTAGTGCTGGCCATTGCCAACCAGTTTAAAATACCGGTGAAGTTTATTGGAGTGGGTGAGAAGATGGAGGATTTGCTGGTGTTTGATAAACATGAGTTTGTTGATAGTCTGTTCAAGTTAACCAGTTGA
- a CDS encoding exopolyphosphatase, which translates to MKLAAIDIGSNAARLLISDVILSNNRRPQFQKINLIRVPLRLGFDVFEKQAISKEKEDMILNTIKAYKSLMDAYGVEHCKAAATSAMRDASNADVILDRIKKETGIGIEVISGDAEASLIYENHIAENLDKNHTYLYIDVGGGSTELTFFANGRLIFKRSFNIGTIRLLKNQVDDFLWGEMKDFVKRETKPYHDLVAIGSGGNINKIFSLSKRKEGKALPLQLLKDYYKEFSSFSVADRIRIYKLREDRADVIVPALFIYVNVMRWAGIEEIYVPKIGLADGLIQHLYDELKEKGKLILTS; encoded by the coding sequence ATGAAACTGGCGGCGATAGATATCGGTAGTAATGCAGCACGATTGCTGATCTCGGATGTTATTCTTTCCAATAACAGAAGACCGCAATTTCAAAAGATCAACCTTATCCGGGTGCCCCTGCGCCTGGGCTTTGATGTGTTTGAGAAACAAGCCATCTCAAAAGAAAAGGAAGACATGATCCTGAACACCATTAAGGCATACAAGTCACTGATGGATGCTTATGGCGTAGAACATTGCAAGGCGGCCGCTACCTCGGCCATGCGCGATGCTTCCAATGCTGATGTTATTCTTGACCGCATAAAGAAAGAAACCGGCATTGGCATTGAAGTGATCTCAGGCGATGCGGAAGCCTCACTCATTTATGAAAATCACATTGCAGAGAACCTCGATAAAAATCACACCTACTTATATATAGATGTGGGCGGTGGCAGCACCGAACTGACCTTTTTTGCCAATGGCAGGCTTATATTTAAACGCAGTTTTAATATTGGCACCATCCGGCTGCTCAAAAACCAGGTAGACGATTTCCTGTGGGGCGAAATGAAGGATTTTGTAAAGCGCGAAACCAAACCCTATCACGACCTGGTGGCCATTGGCAGCGGTGGCAACATCAATAAAATATTTTCCCTCTCCAAACGAAAAGAAGGCAAGGCCCTTCCCCTGCAATTATTAAAGGATTACTATAAGGAATTCAGCAGTTTTTCTGTGGCCGACAGAATACGCATTTATAAATTGCGCGAAGACCGCGCCGATGTGATCGTTCCTGCCCTGTTCATTTATGTGAACGTAATGCGCTGGGCCGGGATTGAAGAAATATATGTACCGAAGATCGGGTTAGCAGATGGATTGATCCAGCACTTATACGATGAGCTTAAGGAAAAAGGGAAGTTGATTTTGACTTCCTAG